A genomic segment from Myxococcales bacterium encodes:
- a CDS encoding SUMF1/EgtB/PvdO family nonheme iron enzyme — translation MQIARRHLHDGRRPRRSCPTAARARPQAPGRAARPFTIDQFRGHRRPGRATSSTPPASLPDRSRRRLLRHRQRRRRLRRSPSPTARSRDRRARESRWGSGTLAGADRYCAWAGKLRLPTEAEWEFAARHDPHSRL, via the coding sequence GTGCAGATCGCCCGGCGGCACCTTCACGATGGGCGCCGCCCCCGACGATCGTGCCCCACCGCCGCGCGCGCGCGCCCGCAGGCGCCAGGTCGCGCTGCACGCCCGTTCACGATCGATCAGTTTCGAGGTCACCGTCGCCCAGGTCGCGCTACCTCCTCAACGCCGCCGGCAAGCCTGCCCGACCGCTCGCGGCGGCGCCTGCTTCGTCACCGCCAACGACGGCGGCGACTGCGCCGATCGCCGTCACCGACGGCACGTTCGCGTGATCGGCGGGCACGCGAGAGCCGATGGGGTTCCGGCACGCTCGCGGGCGCGGACCGCTACTGCGCGTGGGCCGGCAAGCTGCGTTTGCCGACCGAGGCCGAGTGGGAGTTCGCGGCCCGCCACGATCCCCACTCACGGTTGTGA